Genomic window (Roseivirga sp. 4D4):
GGCTGAATTGTAAGTGTTACTCCTGGCTCTACAATCACACGACCGTCAATGATCCAGATATGGTCATTCGTAAAAGTAAAGTCTTCGTTGAATGATCCAGAAACTCGTTTTTGATTGAATGCCACATCTTGTCCACCAATGTTTCTAGTTTCATCAGCATCTATAACATTGAAGTTTCTCTGTACTTCGCCAATTTCAATGATAACGGTTGTTGTAGTAGAATTACCTGTTTGATCTGTAACAGTTAAAGTAACGGAACCAGCGCCATCAGACCCGGCAGCGTATGATACTTCTAGGGTACCGCTGACATCTCCAACGGTAGGCTCAGACGCTTTGGTTGCTGTTCCGCCTGTGGCCTCAACAGTGGAGCTAGCGTAGCCTCCAGGAAGAGTTAAGTTGAATGTTATTGCAGTTGATTCATTTTCAGTAACGGTGACCTCATTTGGGCCGCTTACCACCGGAGCCGCAATTTGCGGGTCATCTTCGCCACATGCAGAAACAATCAGTGCGATTGCTGCCGCAAAAAGCAGGCTAAATAGTTGATTAAGAGAACGTTTCATGTTTTGATTAGGTTTTAATTTCTAAACCCAAAACAACATGAAAGCAATTACAAAGCGTTTACGCCTTTGTTAAGAATAGTTGTCATTCTGTTTAACAATGTGTTAGGAAGATTATGCGAATGTTAAGGAGAGCCTTAGTGATTGATTGGAATCTTCTTTAGGAGCTTCTCTATGATCTGTTCGGTGGTAATACCATCAGCCTCAGCTTCATAATTGAGTATAACTCTGTGATTCAGTACATCAGAAGCAATCTCTTTGATGTCCTCTGGTAATACATAGTCACGCTGATTAAAGAAAGCGATTGCCTTAGCTGCAAGGTTTAAGTTAATCGAAGCTCTTGGAGAAGCTCCGAACTGCATATAATAGGCTTCTTCGTCTAGGCCATACTCTTTTGGATGGCGTGTAGCGAAAACCAGTTCAATGATATATTTCTCCAACGATTCAGATATAGTGACTGCATTCACCTCATCTCTGATGGCAAAGATGTCTTCTTTCGTCAGTAGCGTTTCAATTTCCGGACGGAATTTCATGTTAGCCATCCTGCGCATTACTTCTAGCTCATCTTCTTTGGTAGGATAATCTACCTTAACCTTTAACATGAACCTGTCAATCTGTGCTTCCGGCAGGCTATAGGTTCCTTCCTGATCGATTGGGTTCTGAGTAGCCAATACGATGAAAGGTCTGTCAAGCTTGTAACTCGTTTCACCAATGGTCACGGTCTTTTCCTGCATAGCCTCAAGTAAGGCCGATTGCACCTTTGCAGGAGCACGGTTTACCTCATCCGCTAGGATTACATTACCAAAGATTGGGCCTTTTTTCACTTCGAATTCGGCTTTCTTCTGGTTATAAATCATAGTACCCACCAAATCTGCAGGTAAAAGGTCTGGCGTAAACTGGATACGTTGAAAATCTAAATGGAGGACTTCAGCAAGCGTGTTAACTGTCAAAGTCTTTGCGATACCTGGAACACCTTCTAAGAGAATGTGACCGTTAGTAAATAGACCAATCAATAATCGGTTGACCATATACTCCTGGCCTACAACGATTTTACTTACTTCAGAAGCAACTCGATTGATTTTTTCCTGATGTTCTTTTTTTAAGTCGTTTGATACAACCTCTTCCATGATTTTCAATTCTTAAAGCGCGCTAAAATAATCAAATAGATAATATGCTAACCATAATACTTATACGAGCGCCAAAGGTTTTATATGGTTAGTAAACCGCAAATATGAAGCTTAGCCAAATTAAGTCACAATCTGCCTCTGGCATTTAACAAGAATTAACAGCCAAAATTATTTCAAATTTTTTTTCAGAAGAATGCTCGAAAGAATCTAAGCCCCTCCTTGATTTCTACTATTCGCCTGAAATACACGGAATTGTTTTTCACATTTTCATTTTCGAAGGCCGAAAGCAAATATTAGAAAAACACAAAATATAATACGCTGCTAAGCGCCATAATTTTGCACAATTCAAAGGGAGCCTCTTTTGGCCGAAGGCTTGATTATTAGCCCTAAACCCCTCATATTCAGGATGTGGTAACCGAATTACTCACCTAAGCAAAACAACCACAAAAATGCCAGTCACAACCAACAAAAGGTATTACCTTAGAATAATTCTATTGTTGATACTTTTTTCATGTACTGCAAAACTAGGCTTTGCCTCAGAAGATGAGGAGCAAACGGGGCCTGTGATTTCATCTGTAAGCATTAACAGTTGTGTTGGTTCAATTACGATTAGCGTAACCTCGGGTGTGCTCCCCTACACCTATGAATGGAAGGATAATGGAGGTACAGTGTTGCCTTTTACCAGTTTTATTGCCAGTGGCCTAACGGCTGGAAATTATACAGTTGAGGTGACCGATGGTAATGGGGATTCCACAGGCCCAGCAACCTATACGGTGACCAATCCACCAGATTTGGTCGGTACTGTTGTCGTTAATGATGTAACTTGTCGAGGGGACTCAGACGCTCAGATTGTAGTGACTATGGGAAATGGAAACCCCGGCTACGATTGGGAGCTATTCAATGGAAGTATGACTTCGATTGGCACGGGATCTATCGCCTTTCCAAACAATGTGATTACGATTACCGGTCTTGGCATAGGAAATTATACCCTCAGAACGGCTGATCAGGATGGATGTACGGGAGACATTGTATTCACCGTAACACAGCCTGCTAACTTTTTAGGTTATTCCATCGGCTCATCTACTGATGCCACCTGTTTTAATTCGGCTGATGGCTCCATTACAGCGACAGGAACAGGAGGTTGGGGAGCCTATACCTACCAATGGATTAGGCTTTCTGATAATGCGGTGATTGGAACCGCAGCCACCATTACCGGATTGGCGGCAGGAGACTATCGCCTGGATATTATTGATCGGGGTGGTACGGGCTGTACGATCAGCACCCCAACACTAACTATCAATTCACCTCCTGAGATCATTCCAACAGCAAGTATTTCTAATGCACTCTGTAATGGAGATGCCAACGGATCAATAGACTTATCTGTGACTGGGGGAGTTGCTCCCTACTCATATTCTTGGTCGAACGGAGCCACTACTCAGGATATTTCTGGGCTGGCGGCTGGTGCCTATACGGTGACCATAACGGATAATGCGGGTTGTACGGATGTGGAGACTTTCACGGTGACCGAACCAGCCGTTTTGACAATCAATCCTGTGATAACTGATGTGGATTGTTTTGGTGATAACACAGGTCGTATTCAGAGTAATGTTTCTGGAGGAACCGGACCTTATATCTATGCCTGGTCTACCGGCAATACAAGTACAAACCTGAATAACAGGGTGGCGGGGACTTATTCATTGACGGTCACCGATGCCAATGGCTGTGTGGCTACTGCCGTAGGCCTGACTGTATCACAACCAGCAATGGCGCTTTCAAAACTTTCTGATGTTCAAACGGATCCAGCCTGTTTTGGCAATAGTGATGGGTCCATCACGATCACTATGCAAGGTGGAACCGCGCCATATTCTTATTTGTGGTCAAATGGCGATAACACAGCAACTGCGACTGGTCTTAATGCAGGGATTCACTCCGTAACAGTCACTGACGCCAACGGGTGTACCTATATGGAGGCGTTTACATTGACTGATCCTGCGAGAATTGCCGTGGCCCCAGTGCTGACATTGCCCACCTGTAATGGCGGAGCTGATGGGGCAATAACTGTTTCCGCATCGAATGGCACTGGTCCATATACCTATAACTGGAATACCGGAGACTCTGGCCCAACGATTACAGGTCTGGTCGCAGGAACCTATACTGTCACCGTTTCTGATGCTGGAGGTTGTTCAGTGATGGAGAATATTGTCTTAGGTGAGCCAGCGGTTTTAGTAGGCAATGCCACTGTTAATAATATTTCTTGTAATGGATCGGCTGACGGTAGTGTATTCCTTGCAGTAAGCGGAGGAACAGGGCCGTATACTTACAGCTGGAATACGGGTGCTACTACTAACAACATCACAGGGCTTAGTGCTGGAGCATATTCGGTCACGATAACGGATGCTGCAGGATGTGCTATCGTTGAGAATTACAATATCATTGATCCGGCTCCGATCGGAGTCGCTTTCACACAAACCAATATTCTTTGTAAAGGAGCTTCTACTGGCGGTATTGATATCACACCTTCTGGTGGCACCGCACCCTATAGCTATTTGTGGTCAAACGGAGCTACAACTCAGGACTTAACCAATGTAGCGGCAGGAAATTATAGTGTTACCGTCAGAGATGCATCCAGTTGTGCTGTTGTATTAAATGTGACTATTACCGAACCCGCTTTGGTTTTAAACCTGTCAGGAACACAAACGAATGCTACCTGTAATGGCTCGAATAATGGTTCTATCGATGTCACAGTAACCGGAGGTGCAGGGCCCTATAGCTACGCATGGAATACTGGTGCTATTACCGAAGATGTCACAGGTCTGGCACCGGGTAACTACTCTGTTTCGGTTACAGATGCGAATGGTTGTATTAAGTCCATAGGTTTTACCATTACGGAGCCAGCACCTTTAGCTGCAAGCCCATCCAAAACAGATATCACATGTAACGGAGCGAATGATGGTGCAATTAACGTATCCGTTTCCGGAGGAACAGGGCCCTATACCTATGCCTGGGCAGACGATGGTTCCATAACAACGAGCTCACGATCAGGCTTGAATCCCGGAAACTATACAGTCACAGTTACTGACGCCAACGGCTGTATGGATGTAGAAAGTATTACCATTATTGAACCGGCTCAACTAACGTCCTCTGATGTAGTACAAAACGTTAGTTGTTTTGGTGAGAGTACGGGAGCTATAAACCTCTCCATCTCAGGAGGTGTAGCCCCGTACTCATTTTCATGGTCTAATGGTGCTTTGACGGAAGATCTTGTGAATATCCCTGCAGGTAATTATTCCGTGGTGATTACCGATGTTAATGGATGTACCATCAATGATAACTTTACTATCACTCAGCCTTCTAGTGCACTTTCGAAAACAGAAGCTGTCCAACAAATTACCTGTAATGGAGCAGCTGATGGTATTATCAATCTAACTGTCACGGGTGGGTCAGCTCCCTATACATACAACTGGTCAAATGGCAGTACTTCCGAAGACCTAAATAGCCTTCCGGCAGGGTCTTATTCGGTTACCATTACAGACAATAACGGCTGTACCATCAATGATACCTATGTAATAACAGATCCACCCGTGCTTGTTTTGTCTGGTACTAAAACGGATGTCTCCTGCTTTGGAGCCGATGACGGAACCGTTGATATCACCGTTTCTGGTGGTGAAGCGCCTTATACTTTTGCCTGGTCAAACGGTGAAACGACTGAAGATGTGACTAGCCTTGCTCCGGGAAATTACACGGTCAATATTACGGATGCTCGAGGCTGTACAACCAATCAAGCATTTAACATCGTTGAGCCTTCAGCACTGAGCCTAGGCTATGCTGTAAACAATGTGAGTTGCTTTGGATTGGCCAATGGCTCGATTGATATTACCGTCAGCGGAGGTTCCGCGCCTTACAGCTACTCTTGGTCAAATGCGAGTACTTCTGAAGACATTACCGGACTAATTGCAGACGACTAT
Coding sequences:
- a CDS encoding AAA family ATPase, yielding MEEVVSNDLKKEHQEKINRVASEVSKIVVGQEYMVNRLLIGLFTNGHILLEGVPGIAKTLTVNTLAEVLHLDFQRIQFTPDLLPADLVGTMIYNQKKAEFEVKKGPIFGNVILADEVNRAPAKVQSALLEAMQEKTVTIGETSYKLDRPFIVLATQNPIDQEGTYSLPEAQIDRFMLKVKVDYPTKEDELEVMRRMANMKFRPEIETLLTKEDIFAIRDEVNAVTISESLEKYIIELVFATRHPKEYGLDEEAYYMQFGASPRASINLNLAAKAIAFFNQRDYVLPEDIKEIASDVLNHRVILNYEAEADGITTEQIIEKLLKKIPINH